TCATTTTTACGAGCTGAGTATGCGTAGTTATACGAGTGCTACCTACCTTCTATTTTCAGGCATCTCCAATCTGCTTCTCTCGCAAACTAATATACAAGTACGAATTTGCCTAGTCACATTTTAGTTGTTGATGGTAAAATATGTTCTATAAGAGGTAAATGTTAGAAAGAAAATCGACAAGAGAAGATAGTTAGCAAAACTCTTATCGCATTAGTATCTTGTGCGATCCATGTACCGCTTCAGAAGAATAACCAGCATCCAATCTTCATCTATCTTTCTTGAATTTCTTCAATTCTCCCGAATCAGTCTGACCATTCTCTCACCTGTGGTCGTGTCACCTCTTTTCTTTCCGTTCAAATTTCAAAACCTTCCTTAAGTAAAACAGAGCCAGTCAATTTGACACACACATGGGTGGAACGATAGGTAATAATTCAACTTTTATCACCGTTACCTATTCACCACTTTTCGTTATTATTTTACACTTGAATACTTGATAATGAATTGGGACGGAAGGAGTAACTTCTCTATGTGCTATTGGGGTTGTATTGTAAGCTTGTTTGACTCATGTAATGAGCTAGAGGTCTCAACCCGCTCCCTTTAGCCTTTAGGCCGGCATCTTGTTGTACTTGGTAGCGTGTTGTAAACTATTTTTTTTGCGCTGCGCAAGAAACTTTGACATGCATATTAACCAAACTAAAGAGCGTACATTTTCTTAACACTCTTGAATATTTTTAAAGTTCTTGAAGAGGAAATGAGGTTTCTGAAGAGGATATTTTCCGAACTGTTAAACACGCGAATGGCTGGCCAATTTTCATTACAATTGCTGTTATTGTCACTTGTACCTTATAAAGTACACGGAGTATTATGCAACTCGATGTGAGGCATTTTATGCATTTGTTATGAACTATTTTGACATTGCTCAAGTAACATTGACATGGATTTTAACAAAAACTTGAAAAACATATGAATACTGATCAATTTTTATAACAGATGCAAAGAGGCTCATAGGTCGAAAATTTAATGACCAAGTGGTGCAAGATGATATAAAGCTTTGGCCTTTTACAGTCATTGCTCAAGATGTTGGAAATGGCAACAAGAAGCCGATGATTGTGGTTAGTTACAAGGATGAGGAGAAGCATTTCTCCCCTGAAGAGATATCGTCCATTATCCTCCTGAAAATGAAGGACATTGCAGAAGTGTACCTAGGTACAGAGGTCAAGAATGCCGTTGTCACTGTGCCGGCCTACTTCAATAATGAGCAGCGTCAATCTACTAAAGATGCCTGCACCATTGCCGGGTTGAATGTCCTGCGCATCATTAACGAGCCGACGGCAGCTGCTATTGCCTATGGACTTGAGAAGAAACTCGCCACTGGTCATGTTGGTGGAACCAAGAATGTTTTGGTTTTTGACCTTGGCGGTGGAACGTTTGATGTTTCCCTAGTTAATATTGGAAGAGATGCATTTGAAGTCAGAGCAGTTAGTGGGAACACCCACCTTGGTGGAGGAGATTTTGATAAACGGATGGTGAGCCACTTTATTGCGGAGTTTGAGAGGAAACACAACAAGAACATGAGTAACAATCCCAGGGCTGTAGGGAGGTTGCGAGCTGCATGTGAGAGGGCTAAGAGAAACCTGTCGTCGAATCCTGACACATCTATAGATATCGATTGTCTTTTTGATGGAATTGATTTTTCTTCAACTATAACTCGTGCAAGATTTGAGAAGCTGAATATGGATTTGTTCCAGAATTGTCTGGACCCTGTTGACAAGTGTTTGAAATATGCAGGAATCGAGAAAAACAAGGTGGACGAAATTGTCCTAGTTGGGGGTTCAACTCGTATCCCGATGGTTCAACAGTTGCTGAAAGAATTTTTTAATGGAAAGGAGCTTTGCAGAGGTATTAACCCAGATGAAGCCGTTGCATATGGCGCTGCATCTTATGCAGCAACATTAGCTGGTGCGACGGTTAATAAAAATCATGTGCTTGTTGATGTTACTCCTCTTTCTCTTGGTATTTGGTTGCGAAGCGGTGAAATGAAATTTATAGTCCCTCGAAACACAGCTATACCCGCAAAGATGAATGGGAGGACTGTTACGGCGTTTACAAATCAACGCGCTGTGACATTCAAAGTGTTTGAGGGTGAGAGTAACATTGTTTATGAAAACCACTACCTTGGAGGGTTTATATTAGAGGGTATCCCACCAGCACCCAAGGGAGTTCCTCAATTCGACATTGTTTTTGAGATTGATGCAGATGGTATACTGACTGTTTCTGCCGAGCAGGTGGGCACAAAGAACAAGAAACAGATCACCATAACTAACCACGCGCTGCGATATTCAAAGGAACTTTGCAGAGGTATTAACCAAGATGAAGCCGTTGCATATGGCGCTGCATCTTATGCAGCAACATTAGCTGGTGCGACGGTTAATAAAAATCATGTGCTTGTTGATGTTACTCCTCTTTCTCTTGGTATTTGGTTGCACAGCGGTGAAATGAAATTTATAGTCCCTCGGAACACAACTATACCCACAAAGATGAGTGGGAAGACTTATACGACGACGTTTACAAATCAACGCAGTGTGATATTCAAAGTGTTTGAGGGTGAGAGTAACATTGCTTATGAAAACCACTACCTTGGAGAGTTTAGATTAGAGGGTATCCCACCAGCACCCAAGGGAGTTCCtctgttggacctttagtcctaattaattgttttgataatgacagtaatgatttgtatgtggacttaatatataaacatatgcgtgtaattgtgtgcttaagttttaatttagaaaggaacaattacaagacgcaagcttgaagtttggaccaaggaggtacaacttcaaatacacttgatcgatgtattcaagcaagatcaagaccaaacaacaaccacgagactcaagatgagagacttgtgaagagacgattcgtgtactgaagatctactgaagattagatagtataggtcgtcattcggtaatggttttactttgtttgatttaaaggttagtgaagttatgacctaatagacataacttcattactagacaaaaatgatgcgttaatttttggaaaatatatttttaatggtttataaaaataagagagtatttatttggttggaattaattaattagaatttaagttgaataaactattggtttgtaacacgatattcatatcgtcatgcaacctagggctttaactaaattctatctcgatttgttgcgggctaaAGAAGCAAGTAATGGACCGATGGAGGCCTAGAGGCCGGCCGAACCCTAGGTGGCCGAACCCTAGGTGGGCCGAACCCctaggaggccgaaaccctagggtggCCGAATCCCTAGGGAGGCCAAACTCCTTCCTCTTGTTTCTTTCTTGTTCTTCAAGTCATTtgtttccagaacattcctatgccctaattccagaatattccaaaccctaatttactctactataaatactctcattcattcaacattaattgttgacacacatctacaaatttcaaagagagaaaaatattttaagcaaattcatttgagctttaattcttattttcatatttgcttatacaaaaatcacgcatcaaatttgtcaatcactcgaagaaaaatcgttattggatattaaatacacaaggatagtatactcactcgcataacgtgagattagtatttatcgttgtatttttcttattaacgtaagagcaacctagagtatttagcgatactcaatctgagttataatcatatagttgattatacgagtggattggtaatttttgtaatccggagaaaggtactaaaaattattaatcgagaatagtggacgtaggtttcgacttgtgaaactgaaccacttcaaaatcctgtgtgtctctctttctctctctctttattattgttatttcgattttgcatttattgttaataatttaattagttgattttaatcaataaaatcaagtaattaatttatatcatatatttcgaaaaagcggtcatcgtttttaatactcaattcaccccccccccctttcgtattcgatcaatagactccacaattggtatcagagcctcgtgctcttgatcgccTAATGACTAGAGTTGATCGTTTTTTTTGTAGTCTATTTATCGtcttttccgctgcatttatttttttttatcaaatggattccaaacacctaaagtgtcctatattcaatgggaagaactatggtttatggaaaaatatgatgacccacttcattaagggaaacgattgggagtgttggttgattatcaagaatggtcctaataagatcttacttgcaaccaagaatggcactaccgtcgaaaaagaaagaagaagactatattgaggcggattataaaaaggccgagaagaattcaaaagcaataagcttattgcaaaacggtatgattgccaccgattcgatcgtttctcaaccagttcatccgcaaggaaatatgggatggtctagaattagcctatgagggaaccctttgttgtcaaaaagcaacgtatggcattgctaatgcgaaaatacgagttgtttgccatggagcaaaacgagtcagttgatagcatgtcctctcgcttttctagcatcatcaatgagctaaagaatttaggaaaAACTTTTGACTCTgaggaaattgctagaaaaatactCGAAGTATGTCTCATgagatggagacataaagtatctgtcatagaagaatgtaaggacctaacttcattatcctatcaggagctactcggaaccttaatggctcacgagattactcttaatcaggatgaggaggaagttggcacaagcaaaaagatggccttGCAAGTCGAGTCTAGCAAAGTTGATGATTCTTggatattgaagatgaaactgtCTTATTTGTTAAACGTCTTAAGAAAAAGCCcttctttcaaaatcaaaataagacaaataacaaatcaaagcaaacccCTAAGAAATCGTTTGAGTCAAAAGGGTCTTTCTCTAACcctggatgcttcaagtgtggtgatattaatcacatgatcaaagattgccctacatggaagaatattaaagacaaaaatcaacgtgacaaaacaaagaaggagttcaagcaagtcttgatggcatattgttggggagacttggactttgaagatggcgaatccgaagatgaagaagaaagcgcCAACGTTTGTCTAAGTAACGCGTCTTGACCTATTCTCGAAAGCGACGATGAAAGCAATGCTTCAAATCTTTGAGAGATGTCTTGTCGGAAATTGATTGA
This sequence is a window from Silene latifolia isolate original U9 population chromosome 8, ASM4854445v1, whole genome shotgun sequence. Protein-coding genes within it:
- the LOC141596366 gene encoding heat shock 70 kDa protein 18-like, producing MAGKSAEKWPAIGIDLGTTYSCVGVWQHDRVEIITNDMGNRTTPSCVAFTQTHRLIGEAAKNQASINPTNTIFDAKRLIGRKFNDQVVQDDIKLWPFTVIAQDVGNGNKKPMIVVSYKDEEKHFSPEEISSIILLKMKDIAEVYLGTEVKNAVVTVPAYFNNEQRQSTKDACTIAGLNVLRIINEPTAAAIAYGLEKKLATGHVGGTKNVLVFDLGGGTFDVSLVNIGRDAFEVRAVSGNTHLGGGDFDKRMVSHFIAEFERKHNKNMSNNPRAVGRLRAACERAKRNLSSNPDTSIDIDCLFDGIDFSSTITRARFEKLNMDLFQNCLDPVDKCLKYAGIEKNKVDEIVLVGGSTRIPMVQQLLKEFFNGKELCRGINPDEAVAYGAASYAATLAGATVNKNHVLVDVTPLSLGIWLRSGEMKFIVPRNTAIPAKMNGRTVTAFTNQRAVTFKVFEGESNIVYENHYLGGFILEGIPPAPKGVPQFDIVFEIDADGILTVSAEQVGTKNKKQITITNHALRYSKELCRGINQDEAVAYGAASYAATLAGATVNKNHVLVDVTPLSLGIWLHSGEMKFIVPRNTTIPTKMSGKTYTTTFTNQRSVIFKVFEGESNIAYENHYLGEFRLEGIPPAPKGVPLLDL